cttCTTCTCTCCAGCCTGTATAATGAGTGTATCTGATGATGTATGGCTGGTGTAATTAAGCCAATGGGTTTACAACAGAGAAGTTGCTCCCAACACCAACCAAGTCATAAATACAAGTAATGAAGTGAGGCCGGGTTCACGCtgaggtaaaaagaaaatgaaaagctttttcttcttttatgcAAGAAACACCATCAGCAGTTTTTTACAGTCTGTGAACAGTGGActtgagagaagaagaaaaaaactgcacCTTGGGAAAGTTTCAGCACAGCAGCCATTGCTCAAAGGTAAACAGCACTAAGCAATATGTTTAAATCAATTCCTCTTTGTTTCATGTGTAGTAACATATTGGGTTCAGCAGTAAACCTCCACCTGCCTGCATCAAACTCCCTGTTGGGAAAACTTTGCTCCAATAGTCTTTCCACTAACAAGACACGTAAAGGGGACACATGCTTTTTAGAGCATGTGAACCTTTACAAGtaacaacacaaattaaaaccatcAACCCAACGATGAGCACAATATCTcttttaaacacaacactgagagAAGAATTTTGCTAATTTTCGTAATTTACTTTTGTAAAGCACAATGGAAAAATCCAAGTTCTGTGAAAGTCCTGCATTCAGCATGCGAGGCTGCAgccactgtatataaagatggccgacgtgactgctccccaaaagtgaagccacagcaTCTCAATCATCACCTCGTGTCacggctgcagtataggtcataaaacccaccaaagtaaaaagtattCGTCAAAAATAAGTGTGGAATGAATTAGTTCTTTCATGCTATAAAATGGGGCGAagcgtcatgattgacagctgaagcCACATTTAGAGATGGAGCGCAGGAACTGACTTTCTCAAGTAAAGTACATGTGGCATGTAACACTAGCACAGTATCTGTGCAAATACTGTGGAAATAAGTAGTTAATACTGTCTGATATTTCTGATGCACACAGTGACTCATGCATGCCTGTGGTTATTCTAACCTGCGTGTTGAAACCGATCTAAAGCGTTTGAATCACTGGGCCTCTAACGTTGTTCCTAAATTGAAAGCAACATTTCTATAATGAGCGTAACCACATTCAAACAGACACAAGGAAGTGTTTTCTCACATGcgccttttttttctcacagggAAGTGAAAGCGCTCGATGGTCAAAGAGAAATAGTTGCTCTTGATCACTGGCACTGCTTAGTTTGCGTCTcttgagaaaacacagaggagctgtaGAATTTACTGCTGACAACAAATCCTTGGCAGGGAGGAGAGTTGAAATATTCAGAGATGGCTTTTGGGGACGACCTGCGGTGCCCACAGGCTCATGCAGCAGTCATGCGGCTGCTGGACTCAGAGCTTCACCTGATGGAGGTCATGAAGAAGTGGATGGGTCAGCGGGCCAGGAGCGAGCGGGAGTTCTCAGTGCAGCTGCACCACATGGCTGCCATGGTGGAGAAGCTGGAGCGACCTCAGCTCGGTGCAGGACAGGACTACATCAGCCAGCTCAACAAGGTGAGGCCGTAAATATCACACTGCTAACTGATCATCAGTGGAGGAAGAGACACATAGACAATTTATTTAGGTGCTGAAATACATTTGCAGCCAACCTACACTTTAATTTTGTCATTGTCATATGAGGAAGAAACTGTTTCCTTATAAGAGTTGAGCCTGTGAATTtaattcagttttcaaattaatttaatgaaaagcaCCGATAAATTCGGTCATCAATGGAAAATACATCCATATATTGTGTAGTGACGGCTCAGGAGCCTCTGTGCATTTAAGTGAGATGTACAAAATGCACTGATCAGCCCAAAGTATACTGTAgcttttttcttaatttctttcAGGTAACCCCAACATTTCTGTTCTGCTGATGGTCCATAGTTTAAAATTGATAAATAAGTTCATTcccaaaaccaaataaaaacacaacagagaacacacacaaatgtgcacaaTATACTTAAATAACATGAAACTAAAAGTTGTCCCTTCACACGTCACTCCCActtctcctgcttctctttttgtctgtgtgaacTTCAGGTCTATATCTGATCATCACATCTACCTGGACTGTGAAAATTAGAGTAAATGTTGGACTTTTGACTCCTGAGTTACAACCAATAAGCTGATGGTGTTGTAGCACTACCTTTAACTCAGAGCTGTGTCTGCACATGTCACATAGATGTGTCAGCTATTTAAACCGGTTTCCATTAATTGCTACCAGTAGCAATTAATGGCCGAGGTTTGTTAATCTGGTTGAATTGACCTTTGCCATGTGTCTGTCAGTCGTGGGACGTGCTGGTCGCTCAGACGGACGCTCTCAGTCAGGTGATGAAGAAGCGCTCTGAGGATTTGCTTGATGGTCCCATCAGCAAACTGACACTGCTcatcagagacaaacagcagctccGCAAAACCTACACAGAGCAGTGGAATCTACTGAGGCAGGAGCTCAGCAAggtgtgtgacacacacacacacacacactaaactaaaatctgatttaaaaaaaagaggagatgcCACTGAATACAATTCTATTTTACTTTGTGAAATTCTAACACAACCTTCACTTATTAATCATTGATATATTAGATAAATGACCACACATAACTCAGGTGCCGTGAATAAATACTTATAACAAATACTTGTCAAGTAATTAACACCATTTcatcatttataaataaactgttttgtGTATAAAACGCTGTTTCTCTATATGGCAGTTGGTTTATTATAGTGCAGATGAAATTCAGACAGTTGTTGTCCACATCCCCGTGATACAATAGATCTGTGCAATAAGGTCCTGATACCAGCTGCACAGCAAATGTCACATCATTTCCTCATGGCTCTCTCATGTTTCATGTTCCACTGAGGTTAAGGCCtctgtccacttcctgtgtctctcGGTTTGTGTCGGCACAAACTGCTCGTTTGAAGCACAGTCATATATCTTCTGTGCTGTGAAagatgctgttgtgtgtgtgtgtgtgtttgtgtgatgctgcAGGTGACCcacacagagctggagagaaTGAGGAGCAGCTACAGACAGGCAGTGAGAGAGGCAGCTCAGGCTAAGAGGAAGCACCAGGAGGCCTATAAAGGTGCAGATGCCTGCCATAACTCACTTCTCTGATCAGAATCAGTTCCACACTGATggcacagtttctttttttttatgacagcGGGGTGGCTGAAGATAGATGGTGTTGTATGATGTGTGTTGATCTGAAGCCCCCCCCCAGAGACAAATTTGTCACATGTACTACTGAACCACATAAATAACCTACATGTGTCTCACCACCGTCTCATACTGTGTCGTCCTCTTCCCCTAAATGTGTGCAGATAAAGAGCGAGACAAGGCTAAAGACCGTTATGTCAAAGCTTTGCTGAGACTTCACGAGCAACATAACGAGTACGTCCTGTGTGTGCGAGCTGCTCAAGTTTACCATCAGCACCACTACAGTCAGATCCAGCCCGCCCTGCTCAGCGCACTGcagtctctgcagcaggagatggtgCTCATACTGTAAGATCAAATGCAccccacagtgtgtgtgtgtgtgtctgtgtgtgtgtgtgtctgtgtgtgtgtgtttgactaaCTTAAACATCCAAATTAGAAAAGCTGGTACTGATACCTTCATTGTGTCTACGGTAAGAAAAACGAATCATatgaaaggagagaaacaaTACTTGTCACAGCTTGTTGGAACAAGTTTTTATGAGACAGGCTCTTAACATTAATCAACTGCGCAGACTCTTGATCTGGAAATTCGTATCTACTGCTCTGGAAAAGAGCAGAATATCGTCACCAGGGGTAACAATACAGTTTAAAGTTGCTTCAaatgcagtggtggaggaagtattcaaacattgtatttaaataaaagtttaaatacatacatacaaaaaaagTAGCACATTATTTGCTTCCTGTGTTGGCACAACATCTTAAGAATGGGTTTGACCTGTAACCTCCTTTTCCCCCATTGTCCTCTTGTGACACCACATGGAGAGTGCAGGGGCAGTTTGTCAGACTCGCAGCCCAAACATCCCCCAAACAATGAATCCAAATTTAGGTTCACTGTTcattgcaaaacaaacaaaacatttcaaaatgaaatgcagaagTCTAAAGTCCCTTTTATCTGCTATTGAGATTGAGGCTGACACTGCAGGTCTTTCCTGTCAAGCGTCCAGTATTATGAGCGTCTGCCCGTACACCATCTGaggaacaataacaaaataaagtgaattTATATGAACTTAAATGTGGCTCCTGCAGTTATGTTTAAGTATACctaaagtatcaaaagtaaaagtctgCCTCCTACAAACCACTTTCAGTTTCGTCTTGACCAGTCATGCTGCTGAGTTTCCCTCTCCTTAAGGATTACTTTTAAccatataaaaaacaatgtgaagatATAACGCAGTGCATTATAAAAATGTAGTGGCATAGtaagtacagatatttgttgttatatgtagtggagtaaaaaagtacctgaaaataaatctaatttaagaAGTAAcgtacagatacatgaaaaatgtatttcagtacAAGTAAATACACTAGTTTGAGTCAATGAACAGGTCAACATCTGTGCTTCAAGTGTAACACATGTTGTTATGACCTGTGAACCAGGAAGGAGATCCTGCAGGAGTACTTTGACATCTCCACTCTCCTCCATCATGAGGTGGTGAGGATCCACAGGGagatctcctctgctctgacgGCCGTCGATCCTCAGACAGAATACGACAGCTTCATTCAACAGAACAGGTCGACAGCCACAAACATTACAACCTCAGATGTCCACCACGTAGAGCACTGGTGCCATGAaccttctctgtgtgtgtgtgtgtgtgtgtgtgtgtgtgtgtgtgtgtgtgtgtaggtctgtgGGGGAGATTCCTGCCTGTGCAGAGTTTGATTGCAGTCTTCTGGAGGACAGCGAGCAGCTGAACCCCAAAGAGATTGAGCTGAACGACCTCACGCTTGAGACAATCCAGCACCAGTGAGAAGAAAACACTGCAAAATCACATCACTGAACtccaatttccttttttaaacatCTCAACTAGTTCCTCTTACCCTCCCCCATTCTGTTCTGCCACCTATATCCTCTGACTGATCtgcatcatcttcctcctctcgccACATTACTTCCCCCGTCCCTCTCTCCCAGACTCACTGCGGTGGAAGGGGAGCTGCTGGACCTGGCTCGGACTCTGGGCTCCCAGCAGACCTCTGTTGaacagctggagctggagctggatgCCGAGCTGGAAGGTGTCAAAAAAGGCCAGAGGTGAGCGGACCACAGACACGAGCCAGAATCACTCATCCTCTGACGCTGTATTCAGAGCTTCAGAGgagttttaaacataaaaaaataaaactacgcAGCCTTTTGCTAACTGCAAAGACAAATTGCCGAAGATATTCTCTGCAGGCAGGCCTTTCCATCTGGAGAGTTCAGTGGGCTCTTGGCTCGGCAACAGCTAATAGCCAGTGTTTTCTCTTGGGGGCAGTAAGTGCCTCATGAATTATAATGCAGTCATATGGTCTGAGATATGGAGCTCAATCCCCTTGTTTGTCTTGGTTGGCGAGGCTGTGTGAAGGTGTTAGAGGTTCACAGTCCTGTGGGAGGGAACGAGTCATTAACAAGCTCCTGGAGGACACACTCTGAAACAACGTGTGCATTTGCAAAAGCCCGATAACTTGCTGAGGCACCTGGGGAGCACACacaggggaggtgggggggtggtgttTGAGAAACGAGTGGAGGATTTGTTCGCGCTTTGCTCTGGATTATGAAATCAACTGTGTTAGTTTGACCTTGTGGGACCTGTGGGGAGACGTGGCTCGGGAATAGAGGGGATGTGGGGTGAGCACACGGTTGCTGGTTCGATGCTGcagccaaagtgtccttgagcattCAGGGCAGCATTTAGACACTGaatttgatattgatattatttgCAAAGCAAGTTTGGAGGCTGTTATGTACATTTGAAGGACTTGCAACAACATGCATGTCAGCGTTTGGCCTGTTCTCTTCTCACTACAAAGACACtcatctgcagcttttaatcacatcacatcatcGCTCATCTCATCTTTGTTTACCCAACTTTTCTCTAATCTGAACACTTTGAGGACATCTCACTCatctgatcgtggtggctgcgGGTCATGATAACAAGACTACTAGATACACAATATGtcagatactctaccattactgacaaaaattcatcaattcatttacctccCATTAcgttacaaactgtttattctaattaatgctgtaaatacccttgtttttctgatgttctTCATTacacatctattgcacttctgtccgtcctgggagagggatccctcacatgtggttAAGAACACTGTCACACCTTGTTGAAGCcgtatgagacaaattgtgatttgagaATATgggctttaaaaataaaatttgattgattgattgatgttgGCTTATAAGTTATAGGAATAGTTTTagacattttgtaaaattatCCTTATTCCCCCTCTTTGGTGAAAAGCTAAATGATATGACTGatatcacttcctgtctgtagAGCGGTTTTCAGACCCCTAAAAAAATGCCTGGTATATTGGGTTTGCTCATTTTCTGGAGATTGTCCcggtcagatgcgttcacagcaacaggaacatttctgtaacattcaggtgaggggtggtgcctgGTTAGAAGGTGCAGGAAGCAGAACACCGGCAATGGCCCTTTAGTCCAAAGCTCTCGAATCACGTTTGTCTTTCCAAGTGAACCTCTTTGTCAGCGTCTTTCATTCTGAGATATATGTGGTCATCCAGTTTCGCATCTGATATGTATTAGAAACGTCATCATCACACCTACTCGCTCACTGTGCTCATTTTCTGGAAATGTTACTGTTgtattctcacgtgggctcactctgacatttcacTATGGGGCTGGTCGAAAAAGTTTGGAGCAACTGAACCAGAcactcacatacagcccctctggaaataTTGAGGAAAacgtccagacttcagtgcattaGAAGTTCTTTGATGTACTTTATTGCTTTCACAGTGACACTCTCACAAGTCGAGATTACCAGTAAAGTATAGGCAACTACCCTAAAGACTCCTCAGGCCCCAGAGAGCCCCTGGCTCGCTTGGTCTATGGGTCAATGACGTATAAGGATTTTTAACAGgccaattttaaaatacaaaaaaaaagaatatctattgtaattattcaaacattaggaATGTTGTGTACacataaaatcatataaaaatttcaaattatttgattttagtgttttttcatctagatggtttatttgtagttttcatttttaaaatgttttaacatacctttctcttctctgagcAAGATTCTCCGCTCTTGCTACAGGGTCAGAATTAAATAACTAATggtttttggaaatttaaagtgtgtacatatacgggacaggtactacatatatatggtatttctttatgtatttaaacctttttttaacagaagaaaaggCAGTCGGACAGAAAATATAGGCGTCACGTCAATGACCCCTATGTCAATTTGCAAATCCTACAACATTGTTATATTGGACtaattaaaacatgaataacaaataataaatttaGGAAGaaactaatgattatttcaaacatcCCAAAACTCAAACACATGGAGTTCACAAAGAGCAGCTGCAAATTGTCACATCTGAGAGGCGGAAATCAGAGAACGTCTGGCTTTGGTTCTTGATAAATGACCCGAACAAACATTGGTAGCTGATTCATTTCCTGACAACTGAGgaattgtttcagctctaacCAAATTGCCCTAGAGGGACTTGCTAAGTGACTCATAATGGAGctgtggctgcagtgtgtgacgtgtgtgtgctgcacaggAACTCAGAGGTGACAACAGCGTCCACAAAGTGGGGGTCGGGGTGATGGGGATCAGATGGTGGTTGAACCCTGTGTTGATACTGGAGCTTCAAGAATCTCTACAATGAAGACCCAGCTCAGTTGTGGTTTAGGATTTCAGAGGCTCTCGGGTTATTTGAGGTTTAATGCTCTTACATGCTCACCGGCTGACTAAGCGCTTGTTAAAGAAGCCCTAATATTGATTTCATTAATCAATAGGAAGCATCTGCAGACGTATTTGCCCAGACAGGCTCTTTTTGTGCTCCTGTGCTCTCGGATTGTGtcacttgtgttgttttattgactttttcCTCCCTTTATACTTTACCTTTGTGGATATACAGCTGCTCTGTTTTAATCAGGGTCTACCAATTCAGCAAGAGACATGCGCTGGAGGGGTGTCGGCAGCAGGTCGCTCTGTCTCAGGGCATGAGGGCCAAGCTGGAGGCTCAGAGACTTATTCTGAAGGAGAAACTGGACCAGCTGGGCTCAAAAGAACCTCCGTCTGCTCTGAGACTGGACCCAGACAACGTTTCGCTTTCATCCAACTCAAGCAGCGTATGTTCTCTCTGTCACACGCTTTGTTTCCCTCCTAATCATATTAGTTCTGTCAGAGAGCCAGATGTGTTGTATTTACCCTCAAAAACAAGTCATGGTATAAAGAATAGTTTCAGACGTCTATGATCCAACATGGACGTCTGAAACTACTGTTGATACACAACAACAGTATGATACAGACAGACGTCTTTATGTAAGCATAAAGATGTCAGAACtggtaaaatataaacaatgttTAGGGCAGCATGCTTTTTTGTGGTTAGCGCTGTCACCTCACAGGAAGAAGGTTTCCGCTTGGCCATGGCCGAGTTTGCATGATCtccctgtgtgcatgtgtgttttttcattctttctctaCTTCTTCTAAACCAACACACATTTGTTGAGAGTATTTCTCAGAGGTGAGGTGTCACAAGTCCAGTTCAATCCTCACGAATTGATTGATCCTCCGACTTGTCATGTAGTGACACCATCTGGTCGAATTTAGGCAACACGTTGGTTTGTGACCAAAAACAGTGAAATCCAAGAAGTGAACCTCTATATCCCTGCGCTCTCTGCCACTGAACACCTAAATACAGCTTTTTATAATCTTGCAAGTATCTTTACTCTGATAGAATgagattgattttatttattttttccaggaACACGGTCAAACTTCTTCCAAAATCCTGATGGACGGGATCATCAACAATCTAAGTGGCCTTTTTAAACCAAAGTGTGAGGTACGTTAAACAATTACACACCAAACAATGTAAAacaagtgtttatgttttataGTGTGAGATCACATTGTACACACTGAACAGAATCTATAGCATTGTGTGTTGCTGACAGGAAGGACAGTTCTTTCAGTTGAAGGacactttctctcctccatctaACACCTTCCTGCTCTTAACTCAAACTGCCACATCTGTTTCTTCCCTCAAACCACACAGCAAACAATTCATCATGTTTTGGTGAAAGTGTCAGATTTTCAGAGCGTATAccgtctgtgctgctgcagctgactcAGGCACATGATCTTTCTCTGGGGGAGTCGCATGCTCCTGAAGGCACCACGGGACTTATTGAGGTCAGCTTTGTCGGTCAAGCTACTACTAGCTAAATTCTGCCCGATCTAAAGCTATAGGTTTACTTCTCAGGCAGCCGGTCTACACGTCGTCGGTTTATCGCTGCAGACAGATGTTAGCACACAGGGAGCCTTGACTCAACTGTCCTGCACACAAACTCTCATCAGGAAAAGGCCTTGTGctgtcattcattcatctttaaactttcagagagagaaaaacgaCTGCATGTTGGCTCTAAAAGATCATTTTGGgcaaataatgttttaatgtccATAATGTGTTGGCCTTCAAGTCTAAATTATTTGAAGTGTGAACTACTTCCCTCTTTCCAACTCCCTGCTCAGTGGTACCCTGGAGGAATGAAGGGTGGTGCAGTCAGACTTTAAAGTATTACAGAATCTTCTTTGAACTATCTCTTTATAATCTTTGCAGAATCCTCCTATAACCATCCTCTatcttttcttattgtttcaTTATTCATGGCAGCTTTAAGGATTCTGCTTCTCCCTGCTCCTGCCTCCAGGTGCTTCCAGACCTCCCCCCGGTGCTGGATGTGGATCGTCCTCTGGGGCAGCAGGACTGGTACCACGGAGCCATCCCCAGACTGGaggtcctgcagctgctgaagacTGATGGAGACTTCTTGGTGAGGAAGAGTCAAGAGAAACAGGGTTACGTGCTCTCTGTGCAATGGGACGGATCCTGCAAGCATTTCCTAATCCAGACCACGGATGTGAGTAAATCTGAACGCTTTTAGAGAAAAGGACTCGCAGAAGCACATTTTACTTGATATACAGTACTGGTCAAAAAAACGCTAAATTTGTCCAGCCAATGGAATTTAGAGTGTAatgtctcagtgtttctgaaaTGTAAGATTagaacaaataaatcattagGTTTTTTGTAAATAAGAAATGAATCATCTTAAATCCTAAATCTTTACTCGTCCatctgacaaacacactgttTTTTCTACAACAGAACTGAAACAATTGTTCTATTTCTGTTGCAGAAGTTCCTATAAAGGTTTTGCACTTAAGGTTTGCTTTGGTTGGTTTCCACGGGGTTGAAGTCTGGACACTGTGCTGTGGGTCTCCCTATTAGATTAGAATGCTTTGTGTTAGGTAAAATATGGTCGTACTGTTTCCTTCCcagttttttgttattataCAGGAGGAAGTTATGAAAGCAGGTGTAGTCTGTGACTATTTCCAGCAAACTAAGCTGAAGTTCCGATCTTTAAAGTGAACACAAATTTGGCCCCAGATTGGTTAATTTTTAATGAAtctaaagattaaaaaagagcaattattttatgattttttttcatgatgttgATGCATGTTTTTCTCCCACCTGTTTGATTGCAAAACAGTACACTTCTGTAAATGCTGCTCTATTTTTGTGTCAGTAGAATCTGTACCGTCTAGACGGACAGGGTTTCCACAGTATCCCTCTGCTGATCCATCATCTATTGACCTCACAACAACACGTCACCAAGAGGGCTGACATTGTGCTGAGGAAACCTATACTCAAGGTATTTAGCTTTCATATCTTCACAGGGATGGATataatatagatatagatataagTTACTATCTGAATGCATCAATGGTTTCCACTGCTTGTCCTTGATTACCAAAGACActgaaaaatggaaacaaaccATGTACCAGGGAATAGCTGTTACTCTTCCTGTTTAAGCTGGAAACAGCGGCAGACAGTTTTGTAATCCGGCGGAAGAGGCCTCTGACTCCACCTTTACTTTTAGGTGAGGCCTCACTGAGGTAACTGTCCGTCTGCGTCGCAGTGCTGACAGATCGTGGGGTCGGCCACGCTGCTGGAACCGAGTGTCTGCTGCTCCGACAGAGACACTCACCCTCTGAAACCGAAGCAGGTTCAGCTGGAGTGGTCACAGGAGGGAACGGTGTTGGCACCACAGCAGATTGCACTTTGAGGCTGACTGCCGGCTGTTGCTCTGCTTCATCCCGGCTCTTTATGACAGGAGATTCAGCAGCAGTGGTTGtaggaggtggtggagaagtAAAGATGGCTGAGTCTGGATCAGTGTCCTCCAGACCAGGCTCCTGGTCTTCAGCAGTGGTGGTTGTGAGAGCTGGTGGAGGAGTGGTTGTGGTTGAATCCGGTACAGGGTGCTCCTCCAGACCAGGCTCTTGGTTTATGTCCTCATCAGGGGTTGTTACAGCCACCTCATCTGCTGACTGCGTGCAGTCTGTCTGAGGCTCAAATAATTGGCAGATCTTCTCTGCTGCAATATTGCTGATAATTCTCAGCACTTCAGGTGCCTTGCCTGCAGGACGTCCTGGGTGTAGCCCTGTCTCACACTCTCCTGTATGGACCAGACCACGTCGTGTCTGGTGACGCAGGATTGGGTGAACTGAAGGTCCAGTGAGGGCAGGGCTTTGGCCAACAGGTGCTCAACACCTTTGCCAACCCAACATCCATTGTACTGAGCTGCATGTTGAGGTTGGTGTTTGTAGGTTGGCTGCCAGAAGCTCTGCACCACTTTAGGCACCACCTCTCTTGGACCCGGCAGTTTGGAGCTGgagggctgctgctgccactgctctGTCACACCCCTCGCGTGC
This genomic stretch from Hippoglossus hippoglossus isolate fHipHip1 chromosome 3, fHipHip1.pri, whole genome shotgun sequence harbors:
- the fes gene encoding tyrosine-protein kinase Fes/Fps, which encodes MAFGDDLRCPQAHAAVMRLLDSELHLMEVMKKWMGQRARSEREFSVQLHHMAAMVEKLERPQLGAGQDYISQLNKSWDVLVAQTDALSQVMKKRSEDLLDGPISKLTLLIRDKQQLRKTYTEQWNLLRQELSKVTHTELERMRSSYRQAVREAAQAKRKHQEAYKDKERDKAKDRYVKALLRLHEQHNEYVLCVRAAQVYHQHHYSQIQPALLSALQSLQQEMVLILKEILQEYFDISTLLHHEVVRIHREISSALTAVDPQTEYDSFIQQNRSVGEIPACAEFDCSLLEDSEQLNPKEIELNDLTLETIQHQLTAVEGELLDLARTLGSQQTSVEQLELELDAELEGVKKGQRVYQFSKRHALEGCRQQVALSQGMRAKLEAQRLILKEKLDQLGSKEPPSALRLDPDNVSLSSNSSSEHGQTSSKILMDGIINNLSGLFKPKCEVLPDLPPVLDVDRPLGQQDWYHGAIPRLEVLQLLKTDGDFLVRKSQEKQGYVLSVQWDGSCKHFLIQTTDNLYRLDGQGFHSIPLLIHHLLTSQQHVTKRADIVLRKPILKDKWVLDHDDIILGELIGRGNFGEVYSGCLRADKTPVAVKTCKENLAPEHKSKFLMEARILKQYDHPNIVRLIGVCTQKQPIYIIMELVQGGDFLSFLRQKSQSLKPKILIKMIENVTTGMEYLESKKCIHRDLAARNCLVAEHNVVKISDFGMSRQQEDGVYSAEGGLRQIPVKWTAPEALNYGRYTTESDVWSFGVLLWEAFSMGMSPYTSMSNQQTREEVERGYRMPAPHGCPVEISRIMTSCWQYDAKHRPSFKKLRAELTTIYKKIT